Proteins encoded by one window of Lathyrus oleraceus cultivar Zhongwan6 chromosome 1, CAAS_Psat_ZW6_1.0, whole genome shotgun sequence:
- the LOC127088017 gene encoding thaumatin-like protein 1b, which translates to MSSMMVQVFVSFIIFLTILVSKGNARPKPDPYAGGVSIIIINGGYDTIWPAVHTERGHRVVPSGVKLESEEQYELKIPDTWAGTIWARTGCSGNPHSSFHCAIGDCGTNNIHCHYSKPTPPVTQVKFDLVPKGGSSSYKVDFKDGFSVPVTLTPCESKCEKIMCITNLDDECPDWLAVYSNEGRKIGCKSPCYTTREPKDCCTGEYASPEMCALNEYTDLLDKKCPSVVSNAFDETHFTCFEGTSFYILFN; encoded by the coding sequence ATGTCTTCAATGATGGTTCAAGTGTTTGTGTCTTTTATAATATTTCTCACCATTTTGGTTTCAAAAGGAAATGCTAGACCTAAGCCTGACCCATATGCCGGTGGAGTCAGTATCATAATTATCAATGGTGGTTATGATACAATTTGGCCAGCAGTGCATACAGAAAGAGGGCATAGAGTGGTTCCCTCTGGAGTCAAATTGGAGTCTGAAGAACAATATGAACTCAAGATCCCTGATACATGGGCAGGAACAATATGGGCTAGAACAGGTTGCAGTGGAAACCCTCATAGCAGTTTTCATTGTGCTATTGGAGATTGTGGTACCAACAATATTCATTGCCATTACAGCAAACCAACACCTCCTGTGACTCAAGTGAAATTTGATTTGGTTCCAAAAGGTGGTAGCAGTTCTTATAAAGTAGACTTTAAAGATGGCTTTAGTGTACCTGTTACATTAACTCCATGTGAATCGAAATGCGAGAAAATTATGTGCATCACAAATTTAGACGACGAATGTCCAGATTGGTTGGCTGTGTATAGTAATGAAGGGAGAAAGATTGGTTGCAAGAGTCCATGTTATACAACTAGAGAGCCAAAGGATTGCTGCACTGGTGAATATGCTTCACCTGAAATGTGCGCATTGAATGAATATACGGACCTTTTAGATAAAAAATGTCCAAGTGTTGTTTCTAATGCTTTTGATGAAACTCATTTTACATGTTTTGAAGGGACTAGCTTTTACATATTATTCAACTGA